AGCTAGCTAATTGAATGGATTCAGGGTGAGCTGGAACTGTTATTTGGATTTTTTCTGCCTAAGGATGGGGTTCATTGTGTAGTTCAGGTGCTGGGAGTTACAGGAGCGATACTGGTGGGGTGATTCGGGTTAGCTGAGCCCAGTCCCAGGAACACTGTAGGGGTTGGATGTTTATCAGTAACAACTGGATGATACTGTATTAGTTGTTCATTCAGGAGTTTTCTCACAATTTTCTCATTAGTTTATTATTAGGTgaaaaaaaactcatttttcAATATCCAAGTCCTTCCAAGCACATTCAATGATGTGGAGGCCTGGACTTTGGGGTAGTCAGTCCAAGTTAATCACAGTCAactgaacattcagtttctcctGTTTCCTTGGATTTATTTTATATCTAATCTTCTCATAAATATTTCATGAATTtctaatgtaaattattaataatacaaaaaaaagttacagaaaCAAACCTAACCTAACAGCCCCAAAACAAGCTAGCTCTCCTACCAAAACAGGCCGGCACCCAGCAGGCaggtggtgtgccggctgctttaggaagTGTCCACACACTTTTGACTAAAATGTGGGGTGCTAAAACTTTTGCCTAAAAGCTAATCCAGTACGTTTGGCTTATAGggttgtgtccacaaacatttggcaaaAATGTACCAAAGTGTACCAAAAATCTTCGCCCATCCAAGgctcatccaatacatttggctaATAAAGCTCTGGACGAAATGTGGAGTGCCAAAACGTCTGTTGGTTGGTGTGTCTGGTAAAGTGCCAGGTGGTGTGCCAGCCGGCAATTTAAGTGCCGGGTGAAGCACCCAGGCAAAAATGATCCAACTCCCTCTCCATGAACATCAGAGCGCTGCATCAGTCAGCTCTTTCATTAGAGGACGTCTGCCTCTCTAAGCATCTTCATCAGCAGATGAGTTGTCCATTATTGATCAagccagcagctccagcagccaCATCCCTGGAGCGTTCCTCGCCCAGGCCGTCCACAGCGGGATCAATGGATCTCTTACTCGTTGCTAGCCTGCTAGTAATAGCGTAAGCTCGGCTAAAGCTTATAATGACGTAAACATGCTAACGATAAAGTAACGGCCCGCTCTGTAGTCCATTTTCTACACAAACGTTCTACTCCTGATCATTAAACACACCTTTCTTCATGTTAAAACAATGTTTGTTGGCCAAAATTGAAAATTTAAGCTAATTTAGCTAACAAGTTCTGTAAACTCACCTATTAACACATCCACACAGTTTGAGGCGAGTGTTTTACCTGCAGTTTGGACAGTGCTAATGAATGGCTGTGCGTTTAcacattacttgttagctttgtagCTAAAGAAGCAGACTTAGCTAGGCTAAAGGACTGCCCCGATAGCAAAGTGATGTTGATGGATCATTGATTTTTGATCAGAATCGTTGTTGAGGTTGAGGATAGATCGATTTAAGGCAATAACTACATCACCTTTACATTACTGTGGCAAAATGCCTGGTTTtaaagctagctaactaacttaCTAACTTCCTAAGCAAGCTGGGCCTTCAGCTGTTGAAGGACATGCATTAGCACTGAGCATTTAcacattacttgttagctttgtagctaaagaagcaaacttagCTAAATGACTGCATAGTTAGCAAAGTGATGTTGGTGGATCATTAATTTTTGGTCAAATTTTTGACCAACAATATTGATCATTTTAAGACATTAACTAAATCACCTGTGGCCAAATGCCTGGTTGTGACTGAAGAGGTCAGCtagctttatttatataaatgtatttatgcaGGTATGTAAGcaaatgtatttctattttaCTGAGCTGATGTTCACTGATAtttctgaaaaaagaaaatttttGATTTCTGCATTATTTCCCTATTCTGCTTTTCACAAAATGACCATTGCTGTACATAAAGTAGGGCCGATTTACCATATTTTACTCCAGTAATaggataatattaataataataatttttaaaaggtttaaagatgATTGAAGTAGTTTTGGTTTTCTGTTTCTGACATTTTGCTTAAACTTTCagtgctgtttgaatattaatTCAGGCTTCGAAAGTGATGATAAATCAATGCCAGATTGATACGTTGATTCAGGTGAAGTTATCGTTGACAGTTTAAGCCTGATTTAACATGATTGCCTTCTGGGTGTATTCCATGTAAAAGTAGAAAAAGGTAGTCCCCCCAAACGGTCACTGTCAAGATAACGTCAGCTTCTATCAGCATAAACGTTTACTAGACCAAATACTACACAAAAGTTCTACTCATGATCATAAAAACACAGGTTTGGTTGGTAAAAGCTTCTAAAAGTTTAGTACTAGCAGCATACTTCTCAACTAAACAGCACAGCCAGTGCTGAATCTCCTTTCGGGAACCAGATTAACTGATAAAAACAGGCGTCTGTACACAGTCAGTGCCTCCACACAGTGACGGTTAGTGGCGTGACAGGATAGTAGCTGGCAAATGAATCACAAACGAGATCACAGCAGACGTTGGAGTGGTTCacatttctatttgctaaaagCGCCATTCAAAGCACATCCAGTCATAATACACCTGCGTCTGTGGTGCACTTTAAGGCTATCTAGAACCGACATAATTACAGTTCCACCTCTAATTTAGAGAGGTTTGTTCACCAGTTTCTACATAATGGAGATATAATGAGGTATAAAAGTTTAACTGCCCAGTAATACATTGCACTCTGGCGCCACCTGCAGGTAACAACTGCAAAATACAGCTACTTTTTAAGCCagtggaaaaggaaaaggtacaatatacaacaaaaataaagataTCATAAGCAATgcaaatatttagaaaatatacatattgaatatttatattaaatggaTATAAAAAACATAGATTTTCAAAGCCCTTTCTTTGGTGTACAGTGTGATGGTGATCATCACACTCCAGAAGACATTTCCAACAAGTCCTCTCATGTGTGTTCATCCTCAGACCCTGGAAATGGCAATAACAATGAAACTTTGTCAAGGCCGTTCTGATCtgatataattaataattaattaattataattttttacagattttattttatagatttaGGTTAAACTACTTACACGTGAAAAAGTAAGTCCACTcatttattgttgttattgttctCGAAGTACATGAAGTCCTATAAAACAGAACCTGAagttagacagacagaagatCCCTTTGAgaaatgccattgaagaaccactttgggttccgTAAAGAACCAAGATTTGttatagtgagtgagtgagagtgagaccctttgaagcatctttatttttgagagcTTGCAGATCAGCTGGCAGATCAGATCAGTGGGCCTATGAATGGCGATGGGTTTGAGGTCAAGATCGGCTGACAATGCTGGAAACAGTGGAGAACCCTTAGGGATCGTCTTTCTCAGTGGTGTCGAGGTAGATACAACTACAAAAGCTCTGGCATTGCACAAGCAAAACTGAAAATCCAAAAGTGTGGAGGTTCTCGACGCGTCACTGACTGTGAGTACGAGCGGTAGACTAACCAGGACTGTAGAATTGTAGGTGTAGGAGAATAGCGGCAGCAGATCAGTGCCAGGGTTCTTTACTGAATGAGACTCCTTGCGTGTCTTTAGGTATCACCATATGGTTTTTCAGCCTGGAGTGACACATATGTGACACGTATGCCATGTCTTTACTTACAATGAGAAAGCAGGCCCCGAACAGAACGGCCTTGACCTTCACGTCCAGGTCCGTGGGAAACTTAATGCCAAAGTTGTCTGCATCAGTGAAGGCTTCCTGCAGAATGCCGGTCCACTGCTTACTGATCCTGCCCACCTGTGCGCTCTCATCCAGGGACAAAACCTGTGAGGAGTCAAGAAACAGACGATACAAAAGCTTGGAAGCAGCAAAACAGAAGGTTAATGCTCGTCCAAGTGTAAACACAGTGAACAATGAATGGTTGCCATCCACTCTGATGTTGTGTGTTTCCATTGCAAAAGCTGAGCCCTGAGCAACCGCAGGTTCTGGATGACTGGACCCATTATTCCAAACACTGTATATTCTGAAGTGTGGTAGAACCAGTCTCAGGAGGTCAATGCCTCAAAAAGCTACATCCCATGAAGATAATCcattaacaaaaaatattagCAAAATCCATTCatagtggagggatacatgcaggatGTTCTATGGCAAATTAGTCCCTAAAAACATGGTGATCAAGGGAAATAGTCCCTAATTCAAACATATCTTTGTAATTTCTAATGGAGGCACACATGCAGGGTGTtctaaggcaaaatagtccctaaaGCAAAACAGTCCATTTTCTAAAATCCATTCACagcggagggatacatgcagggtgttctAAAGCAAAATAGTCCCTAAAACATATTTCTTAAATTGATTCAGAGTGGAGGGATACACAGGTTGATCAAGGGCAAAACAGtccataaaatatatattttaataatccaTTCatagtggagggatacatgcgtGATGTtctaaggcaaaatagtccttaaaacatatttttatgttttccaTTCACAGTGGAGGGATACGTGCAAGGTGTTGTACGGCGAAATAGTCCCCAAAAAGACCTACAGTCCCTACTTTAAACAGATTTGAAATAATCTGTAGTGAATGGATACATATAAGGGGTTTTAATGCAGTATAGTCCCTAAAAAGTCACAGTGGAGGGATAAATGCAGGCTATGCAGCCATACTTCACCCCTGATTTCTGATCTGACGGCCTCcaacctgactgaccttttagCAGCACTCTCCGGCAGTCGGTGTAGCGCTGTTTTCATATCAAATTCAAAACAACTTTGATCATAGAGAAAATTTTAACTATCACAGAATTGGCTTTTTGGAAACTACTAGATATATTGTGTACTATTAAACTTGTTTGTATATATTAactcaaatgtaaaaaaaaaactataaaataaatgtaagaatCTTCAAGATTCAGCTCTACCTAACACGAGCACAGTGGTATACAGCTTCCCCTGTTACGTACAGTACCTCGAAATTCACATCCGAACAACAATTACAGGCACAGAACGGACCCTGGATCTTCAGGACGTCCTCTCTCCTCTCGTTCTGAACTGTGAATTTGGGTAGGAACGGATGCCATTTCTGAATCACATATCCAACCGGGGTTCCAGGAGGAGCCTGAACCTCAAGCtgaaacaaaaccaaaacaaaacatgaaagaCAGAAAAATGGTCACATGCAAACAGAAAGACTCCTGATGCTGTTGATACATTACTGTTTAGAGTGTGAAGGGGAGGAGGGGCAGTTTggctggctaactagtagcatgatagctacatcagctggctaacgtattgggtcctaaatggtccttctgtaagatgatcgaATGATCAGAGGGGGATAGGACGTGTCCGAGGGGATTGGATGTGACCTGGGGGATTGGATGTGTCCGAGGGGATTGGATGTGTcctgggggataggatgtgtcagtgGGGACAGGATGTGTCCGTGGGGACAGGATGTGTCTGAGGGGATTGGATGTGTCtgaggggataggatgtgtccgagGGGATTGGATGTGTcctgggggataggatgtgtcagtgGGGACAGGATGTGTCTGAGGGGATTTGATGTGTCTGAGGGGATTCGTTGTGTCTGAGGGGATAGAATGTGTCTGAGGGGACAGGATGTGTCCTGGGGGACAGGATGTGTCCGTGGGGACAGGATGTGTCTGAGGGGATTCGATGTGTCTGAGGGGATTCGATGTGTCAGAGGGGATAGAATGTGTCTGAGGGGACAGGATGCGTcctgggggataggatgtgtccgtgGGGACAGGATGTGTCCGAGGGGACAGGATGTGTCCCGGGGGATAGGATATGTAtgaggggataggatgtgtcagaGGGGATTGGATGTGACCTGGGGGATTGGATGTGTcctgggggataggatgtgtcagtgGGGACAGGATGTGTCCGTGGGGACAGGATGTGTCTGAGGGGATTGGATGTGTcctgggggataggatgtgtctgaGGGGATTGGATGTGTCCGAGGGGATTGGATGTGTcctgggggataggatgtgtcagtgGGGACAGGATGTGTCCATGGGGACAGGATGTGTCTGAGGGGATTGGATGTGTCtgaggggataggatgtgtctgaggggataggatgtgtccgagGGGATTGGATGTGTcctgggggataggatgtgtcagtgGGGACAGGATGTGTCAGTGGGGACAGGATGTGTCTGAGGGGATTCGATGTGTCCGAGGGGATAGAATGTGTCTGAGGGGACAGGATGTGTCCGTGGGGACAGGATGTGTCCGTGGGGACAGGATGTGTCTGAGGGGATTCGATGTGTCTGAGGGGATTGAATGTGTCCGAGGGGACAGGATGTGTCCCGGGGGATAGGATATGTAtgaggggataggatgtgtcagaGGGGATTGGATGTGACCTGGGGGATTGGATGTGTcctgggggataggatgtgtcagtgGGGACAGGATGTGTCtgaggggataggatgtgtctcGGCACTGGGGTTAAGAACTACCACAACGTGCGACACCAAACACTTTTGGGTTGAGGTAGAAAAGGAAGTGAATCTGATGTTCTGGCAGACGTGGACATGCAGTACCTCTTGCAGGCAGCAGGGGCAACAGCAGCTGGAGCATCTTAAAGACCGGGTGAGAGTCATCACCTCCTGGCCCATGTTGTCCTGCACATGGAGGACGAAGGAGCGCATGGGTCCACAGCACTGTCTGGTGCAGCAGTCGTTCTCCTCCGCCACGTAGAACACCTGCTGCCCTAGTGTGTTCTTCACCAGGTACTTATTATTGGACTCCCAGCCTAAAATAACTGTCGCCGCCAAACAAGAGGATGCTTATTTATTTTAGCTACTGAGATCCTGAGAAGCATTAGTACGACATCAGTGTGGAACTATTCTGGAAACAGTGGAGTGAGTGGATGGGGAGGGTTCAGCTTAGGGCTGTTCATGGAATAGCGAGTGCCTTTGTAAGTTAAACACTATATTGTCTTATATATGTCTTCACCCACCTCACTGACTTGCCTATTTGCTCTTGGCATTGACCTTTGTACTCTAGAGTGTTAATGAGGCTTGCCGGTTCCAATAGACTGGTAATGTCAACAAATGCAACAGTGCTTACCTTCCGCCAGCTCTATTTTCTGATGGACGAGGAGCTGGTCAATCTGGCCCACACAAAAAGAAGGAGAAGTTAGCGATTGCGCAACTCGCAGACGTGTCTGGGCACGCTTCATGACAAGAGTAAACACGACTCTGTGGCATTTACAGCAAACATGACTCAGATGTCTACAAGCTCCCTATAGGTCCAGAGTCTTGGGCACTATAGAAAGAGGGCGAAGGCAAACCCGTATTTGAGCCGGTGTTGACATTCGCTTAGTCATCACTGATAAAGCATCGCCGGGCTTTATTTTCCGACCGAGAGGCACATATCGTGGCCTCATGCTGGCTTGATGACACTCAAGCTCACCTGGGTCAAGTACTCTAGTCCTGGGGGGCAGCCGGCTGGCCTCTGAGGGACAGGCATCATCACAGGAGCTTGGGGGGCCACATAGCCTGCAGggttcaacaacaaaaaaaagatggaAATGACACTCATGTCgtataaataattttatttcaaattaaaTGACAAATTTACAAAAACTCCTCCGGCTATAAGATCAAACAACGAATATGAGATGACAgatttacagtatatacagtaaacTAGACACCGCTGggtgtttttatgtgttttgtgCACTATTCCAAGCATTTCTGCAGACAAAAATTggtactatattatatatatatatatattggtgttacactgtatatacactgaaATATAAGGTGTTTTATTAGAGAACTTCATTCTATGCTCTAATATGGAATTTGGAAGCAAGgatgaaaaggctaaaagctactgCTAGCCAGCTATAAGAAGCATCACTACAGGTGTACACATGGGTAAGTCGGTGGACCACCGCGCCATCCACATGGGAAAACCAGTGAAACAGGCAGCTAAAAGCTAGTCTAAAACTAGGCTAAaaactaggctaaaagctaatccaCCCGACCAGCTACAATCtattcagctagctaaccccatACCACCTGAAGAATGCAAAGCAAGACTGGATTACATATAATTCTTGTTACATACATTCTTGTTGTTGGAGACCC
This portion of the Salminus brasiliensis chromosome 9, fSalBra1.hap2, whole genome shotgun sequence genome encodes:
- the LOC140561764 gene encoding phospholipid scramblase 1-like — translated: MASTVNTIDLQMKKNDVYPAPNNGQVPVPPGYVAPQAPVMMPVPQRPAGCPPGLEYLTQIDQLLVHQKIELAEVILGWESNNKYLVKNTLGQQVFYVAEENDCCTRQCCGPMRSFVLHVQDNMGQEVMTLTRSLRCSSCCCPCCLQELEVQAPPGTPVGYVIQKWHPFLPKFTVQNERREDVLKIQGPFCACNCCSDVNFEVLSLDESAQVGRISKQWTGILQEAFTDADNFGIKFPTDLDVKVKAVLFGACFLIDFMYFENNNNNK